One stretch of Oryzias latipes chromosome 7, ASM223467v1 DNA includes these proteins:
- the LOC105358100 gene encoding uncharacterized protein LOC105358100 isoform X1: MFDFTSLHFPLFLTWMLTFTDAQTFRQKTVGVGDEVTLKCENGNDFNDGCSRITWLYTNSGKTFSPFEHGKIHKDVGSKSDRLSLTEKCSLVIKKITDEDAGIYNCRQFNTSGHMVTEFQVGLNVIKKNDVRSTRKTLKPTSKPSSASTSADESTTTAESIQSTSKPSAATDHLSKTGVWWRIIYVPVGLATLSVITASVCIWTRTQGDNTNT, from the exons ATGTTTGACTTCACATCACTTCACTTCCCTCTGTTTCTGACATGGATGCTCACATTTACAG ACGCTCAAACATTCAGACAGAAGACTGTTGGAGTTGGAGATGAAGTCActttgaaatgtgaaaatggaaatgatttcaATGATGGATGTTCCAGAATCACCTGGCTGTACACTAATTcaggaaaaacattttccccGTTTGAACACGGGAAGATTCACAAAGATGTTGGATCTAAATCAGACAGACTGAGTCTTACAGAGAAATGTTCTCTGGTGATAAAGAAGATCACAGATGAAGATGCTGGAATTTACAACTGCAGACAGTTCAACACATCAGGACACATGGTGACCGAGTTTCAGGTTGGACTGAACGTTATAAAGA AAAATGATGTCAGATCAACTAGaaaaacacttaaaccaacatcCAAACCATCTTCTGCATCAACATCTGCAGATGAATCCACAACAACCGCAGAATCCATTCAGTCTACATCCAAACCATCAGCTGCAACAGATCATCTCTCTAAAACAG GTGTTTGGTGGAGGATCATCTATGTTCCTGTGGGTTTAGCAACACTCTCAGTCATCACTGCATCAGTCTGCATATGGACCAGAACACAAGGtgacaacacaaacacatga
- the LOC105358100 gene encoding uncharacterized protein LOC105358100 isoform X2, producing the protein MFDFTSLHFPLFLTWMLTFTDAQTFRQKTVGVGDEVTLKCENGNDFNDGCSRITWLYTNSGKTFSPFEHGKIHKDVGSKSDRLSLTEKCSLVIKKITDEDAGIYNCRQFNTSGHMVTEFQVGLNVIKKNDVRSTRKTLKPTSKPSSASTSADESTTTAESIQSTSKPSAATDHLSKTGVWWRIIYVPVGLATLSVITASVCIWTRTQGAE; encoded by the exons ATGTTTGACTTCACATCACTTCACTTCCCTCTGTTTCTGACATGGATGCTCACATTTACAG ACGCTCAAACATTCAGACAGAAGACTGTTGGAGTTGGAGATGAAGTCActttgaaatgtgaaaatggaaatgatttcaATGATGGATGTTCCAGAATCACCTGGCTGTACACTAATTcaggaaaaacattttccccGTTTGAACACGGGAAGATTCACAAAGATGTTGGATCTAAATCAGACAGACTGAGTCTTACAGAGAAATGTTCTCTGGTGATAAAGAAGATCACAGATGAAGATGCTGGAATTTACAACTGCAGACAGTTCAACACATCAGGACACATGGTGACCGAGTTTCAGGTTGGACTGAACGTTATAAAGA AAAATGATGTCAGATCAACTAGaaaaacacttaaaccaacatcCAAACCATCTTCTGCATCAACATCTGCAGATGAATCCACAACAACCGCAGAATCCATTCAGTCTACATCCAAACCATCAGCTGCAACAGATCATCTCTCTAAAACAG GTGTTTGGTGGAGGATCATCTATGTTCCTGTGGGTTTAGCAACACTCTCAGTCATCACTGCATCAGTCTGCATATGGACCAGAACACAAG GAGCAGAATGA